One genomic segment of Aquipluma nitroreducens includes these proteins:
- a CDS encoding Lrp/AsnC family transcriptional regulator, whose protein sequence is MTLRNQLDDIDLNILDIISKNARIPFKDVAAEVGVSRAAVHQRVNRMIDLDVITGSGYHIDPKKIDFKTCTYIGIFLEKGSLYSTVAEKLKMIPEIVECHYTTGQYAVFAKVYAKDNEHLRDILSDKIQKIAGVASTETFISLDETFKREVPIF, encoded by the coding sequence ATGACGTTACGAAATCAATTGGATGATATCGATTTGAACATTCTGGACATTATCTCAAAAAATGCACGTATTCCATTTAAAGATGTAGCTGCCGAAGTTGGCGTATCAAGAGCTGCCGTTCATCAACGAGTCAACCGAATGATCGACCTGGATGTGATAACTGGTTCTGGCTATCACATCGACCCAAAGAAAATTGATTTCAAGACCTGCACATACATTGGCATCTTTCTCGAAAAAGGGAGTCTATATTCTACTGTCGCTGAAAAGCTTAAAATGATACCTGAAATTGTAGAGTGTCACTATACAACTGGGCAGTATGCTGTATTTGCTAAGGTTTATGCCAAAGACAACGAGCATCTCCGTGATATTCTGAGTGATAAAATTCAAAAAATTGCTGGCGTCGCCAGTACCGAAACATTCATTTCGCTTGACGAAACATTTAAACGCGAAGTCCCAATCTTTTAG
- a CDS encoding glutaminyl-peptide cyclotransferase gives MKGNKKMEEDRRPETADRRQKAWGIEHGAWSKGHCAWGILLWVLATQLFFSCSKNPLDTVFFDFSGNKGVYIVNEGNFMYGNSSLSFYDPEAKRVYNDVFQARNSAPLGDVAQSVTIWNHMAFVVVNNSGKIYVIDSQTAEFKGSISGLSSPRYVHVVDSHKAYVTDLYARKITVFDPQTFQITGQIAVNNPKSEFNQHPTEQMLEFKNLVFVNCWSYDNKILVIDSNTDQLVDSIEVFKQPNSMVLDKYNKIWVLTDGGFDGSPYGYEQPGLLKIDAETREIERSFRFALGDHPLKLCINTTGDTIYYLNRHVWRMSVTDTRIPEQPFINSDYSSSYGGFYSLGIDPLSSEIYVGDAIDHRQNGLVHRYSPSGKLINEFKVGISPGNFGFKTE, from the coding sequence GTGAAAGGAAATAAGAAAATGGAAGAAGACCGGAGACCGGAGACCGCTGACCGAAGGCAAAAGGCTTGGGGCATAGAGCATGGGGCATGGAGCAAAGGGCATTGTGCTTGGGGTATATTGCTATGGGTTTTAGCGACTCAATTGTTTTTTTCTTGTTCTAAAAATCCGCTGGATACTGTATTTTTTGATTTTTCAGGCAATAAAGGTGTTTATATCGTTAATGAGGGTAATTTCATGTATGGCAACTCATCGTTGTCGTTTTATGATCCTGAGGCAAAAAGGGTTTACAATGACGTATTTCAGGCCAGAAACAGCGCTCCATTGGGTGATGTGGCCCAATCAGTCACAATTTGGAATCACATGGCTTTTGTTGTGGTAAATAATTCGGGCAAAATATATGTGATCGATAGCCAAACGGCTGAGTTTAAAGGGAGCATCTCTGGTTTAAGTTCTCCCAGATATGTACATGTTGTCGATTCGCATAAAGCTTACGTGACTGATCTTTATGCACGGAAAATTACTGTTTTCGATCCGCAAACATTCCAGATAACTGGCCAAATCGCGGTTAATAATCCGAAATCGGAATTCAACCAGCATCCCACTGAACAAATGCTCGAATTTAAGAATCTGGTTTTTGTCAACTGTTGGTCGTATGATAATAAAATTTTGGTCATTGATTCGAACACTGATCAATTGGTTGATTCAATAGAGGTGTTTAAACAGCCCAACAGTATGGTTCTCGATAAGTATAATAAGATTTGGGTGCTGACCGATGGAGGTTTTGATGGGAGTCCGTATGGATACGAACAGCCTGGTTTGTTGAAAATTGATGCTGAGACACGGGAGATTGAGCGGTCGTTCCGCTTTGCACTTGGCGATCATCCACTAAAGCTTTGCATAAATACTACCGGTGATACCATTTATTATTTAAACAGGCATGTCTGGCGAATGTCGGTCACCGATACGCGAATACCCGAACAGCCGTTTATCAATTCCGATTATTCCAGTTCATATGGAGGATTTTATAGCCTTGGTATTGATCCGTTAAGCTCTGAAATTTATGTTGGTGATGCCATAGATCACAGGCAAAACGGTCTTGTTCACCGGTATTCTCCATCCGGAAAACTAATCAATGAATTTAAAGTAGGAATATCGCCCGGAAATTTTGGTTTTAAAACCGAATAA
- a CDS encoding TonB-dependent receptor — protein MGAKTRNLIRIKFKVLLCILFLIYFSDETSAQKLTDTIRIQEVQVFGKRKIEEAGSMVTHIDTLALQLMKTQTISELLSSYSPVFMKSYGRGSTATASFRGTAPSHTQVFWNGMKLNSPMRGDVDFSLFPVYFIDDISLFHGGSSLQSGSGALGGSVLINNKPDWTDRFSVRYVQTLESFSTAKEYLNVGFGNGRIQLKTRLFSDQSKNDFPYFNYGVLPMHESVQKNAGYAKLGALQELYCRLAKHTLSAKLWAYQSDRDLPQLMSFEGDVRKETQNDWNVRAVGSWKYLTEKSKLELLVGLNRNQLNYFRSSSEANFVNFDSRSKEKSYTANLNFDWKPQEKLSLDWSLNSGYHQVSVFDRAQKIGYDHDRLEFSLLNAVHFQPDPKWLFSFLFRTDLYDSKLIGFIPSFGAEYLVDKKQDVALKLNVSRNYHQPSLNDLYWFPGGNSSLKPEDGSSGDLAISYSKRSDKVILSGQITGFASLIDNWIVWQPSSSGASYWEANNLRKVFARGAEVQLSVHSQFSHNLTFDMKGNYSHSATSNIDAVPSVDESRGKQLIYIPKDKANLFAEADYKKYYLKLNAPFTGKRYTSSNNVESDYEKVLNPYWLLDMSVGRQIDFKPFVMDVVANIENLTNSDYMAILWRPMPGRYYSLTIQISYKK, from the coding sequence GTGGGAGCAAAAACGAGAAATCTCATCCGTATCAAATTCAAAGTGCTGCTTTGTATCCTGTTCCTGATTTATTTCTCTGATGAAACTTCAGCACAGAAATTAACTGATACAATTCGTATTCAGGAAGTTCAGGTGTTTGGTAAACGGAAAATTGAGGAGGCCGGTTCGATGGTTACTCACATTGATACACTGGCCCTTCAATTGATGAAAACACAAACGATTTCGGAATTGTTATCGTCGTATTCTCCGGTTTTTATGAAATCTTATGGAAGAGGTTCAACTGCAACAGCTTCGTTTCGGGGAACTGCCCCATCGCATACACAAGTGTTTTGGAACGGAATGAAACTAAATTCGCCTATGCGTGGCGATGTCGATTTTTCGTTGTTCCCGGTTTATTTCATTGACGATATTAGTTTATTTCACGGTGGAAGTTCTTTGCAGTCGGGCTCAGGAGCGCTAGGTGGGAGTGTTTTGATCAACAATAAACCCGATTGGACTGATCGGTTTAGCGTTCGCTATGTACAAACGCTGGAAAGTTTTTCTACCGCCAAAGAATATCTGAATGTCGGTTTTGGAAATGGCCGGATTCAGTTGAAAACACGTTTGTTTTCTGACCAAAGCAAGAATGATTTTCCGTATTTCAATTATGGTGTTTTGCCCATGCACGAGTCGGTTCAGAAGAATGCCGGATACGCAAAGCTGGGTGCGCTTCAGGAGCTGTATTGCCGGTTGGCGAAACATACTCTTTCGGCTAAATTGTGGGCTTATCAGAGTGATCGTGATTTGCCTCAATTGATGTCGTTTGAAGGCGATGTGCGAAAGGAAACTCAGAATGATTGGAATGTTCGGGCAGTTGGTTCGTGGAAATACCTGACGGAAAAAAGTAAGTTGGAATTGCTTGTAGGATTGAACCGGAATCAACTAAACTATTTCAGGTCGAGTAGTGAAGCTAATTTTGTGAATTTTGATAGTCGCAGTAAGGAGAAGAGTTATACCGCAAACCTAAATTTTGACTGGAAACCTCAAGAGAAACTGAGCCTGGATTGGTCGCTTAATTCGGGCTATCATCAGGTTTCAGTTTTTGATCGGGCACAGAAGATTGGCTACGACCACGACCGGCTTGAATTTTCACTGTTGAATGCAGTTCATTTTCAGCCTGATCCCAAATGGTTGTTTTCTTTTTTATTCCGGACCGATTTATACGATAGCAAGTTAATCGGGTTTATTCCTTCTTTTGGGGCCGAATATTTGGTGGATAAAAAGCAAGATGTTGCTTTAAAATTGAATGTTTCACGCAATTATCATCAACCCAGCTTGAACGATTTGTATTGGTTTCCAGGCGGAAATTCCAGTTTAAAACCAGAAGATGGTTCCTCGGGCGATCTGGCCATTTCGTATTCGAAACGCAGCGACAAGGTTATTCTTTCAGGACAAATTACCGGATTTGCTTCGCTAATCGATAACTGGATTGTATGGCAACCGTCGTCAAGTGGCGCATCCTATTGGGAAGCAAATAATCTTCGTAAGGTTTTCGCGCGGGGCGCCGAAGTTCAGCTTTCAGTTCACTCTCAATTTTCGCATAATCTCACTTTTGATATGAAAGGGAATTATTCGCATTCAGCCACATCGAACATCGATGCGGTTCCATCGGTTGACGAGTCGCGCGGAAAACAGTTGATTTACATACCAAAAGATAAAGCGAACTTGTTTGCAGAAGCCGATTACAAAAAATATTACCTGAAATTAAATGCTCCTTTTACCGGGAAGCGATACACTTCAAGCAATAACGTGGAATCGGACTATGAAAAAGTACTGAATCCTTATTGGTTGCTCGATATGAGTGTTGGCCGACAGATCGATTTTAAACCTTTCGTGATGGATGTGGTTGCCAATATTGAAAATCTCACAAATTCAGACTACATGGCTATTTTGTGGCGGCCAATGCCTGGTCGGTATTATTCATTAACCATCCAAATAAGCTATAAGAAGTGA
- a CDS encoding T9SS type A sorting domain-containing protein codes for MFRFKHINKLFIISVLMFLTGRVEAQFVSKVLDYLPAPGQYTNSDFIGTPSAANSIVGTNKGMVSLGAFGGSITVYFAQGIQNDPANPYGVDFTIYGNSTLTWSEPGIIQVMKDENHNGIPDETWYEIAGSEHFWNTTTSSYEVTYQNSGLNQASDIHWSDNLGGAGVIPENSYHAQTYYPKVDLFPNVATDNYTLKGTRLTNPIDVSTPGSVISYRKMFGYADNTPVKSLTEKLPDNPYTSAIEGSGGDAIDISWAVEQDKKPVALDEIHFIRIYTGMNALAGWLGEISTEITGIRDVEPASVTGSTSVIVIQEMAQKIGVGQSLDLNAILFESGIRRADAAIVWSVSDTQLATITNGKLVAKKTGTIRLRAALATNPDLYSEKEIEIFSVGKASITIQSTSLKVNDKLELAGKLTDQNGAVLTGINTSWRIDDAQIAEIVNLDGKYYLKGKQVGKCWLHFEVSDNQLISDSVQIEVLPESELKKVYISVKTSEKTVIPRQSVWVEQVDLTTKVDRNQKNYGLTEISFVSLAHAVASVFKASGFDGDWAFRDDAEGGSALYLWKVPAIEDGSTVYTFGYGGSRTADSYRKTWVVMLNQQPVVSGSDKIKVNNDDEILIYHITDNNLAWTVTQLTTGADTVKVGQSVEVQLKKYYCTMDANRNVAINSSEAIANQLVVATPNVDEAKKVSLITDEFGKASFTADLSGEYLIHSGIDSSRLIVKMVTGANSLQQVPQWCAIYPNPFTESVKINCSSPIDSVELFTIEGALILVQQGSVTELNLGNLAAGLYVLRVKSGNQVFQQKIVKR; via the coding sequence ATGTTTCGATTTAAACACATAAACAAGTTATTCATCATCAGTGTGCTGATGTTTTTGACCGGACGAGTGGAGGCCCAGTTTGTTTCCAAAGTTTTGGACTATTTGCCAGCACCGGGTCAATATACCAATTCCGATTTTATTGGGACGCCATCTGCGGCTAATTCAATTGTTGGAACCAATAAAGGCATGGTTAGTCTGGGCGCTTTTGGCGGATCAATTACCGTTTATTTTGCTCAGGGCATTCAAAACGATCCGGCAAATCCTTATGGTGTTGATTTCACGATCTATGGAAATTCAACGCTCACCTGGTCTGAACCCGGAATTATTCAGGTGATGAAAGATGAAAACCATAATGGCATTCCGGACGAAACCTGGTACGAAATAGCCGGAAGCGAGCATTTCTGGAACACAACAACATCATCCTATGAGGTCACTTACCAGAATTCTGGCTTAAATCAAGCCAGCGACATTCATTGGTCTGATAATTTGGGAGGTGCAGGTGTTATTCCTGAAAATAGTTATCATGCGCAAACCTATTATCCCAAAGTTGATTTGTTCCCGAATGTTGCTACGGACAATTACACGCTTAAAGGTACAAGGCTAACTAATCCAATTGATGTGTCGACACCCGGATCGGTTATCTCGTATCGAAAAATGTTTGGTTATGCCGACAATACTCCGGTTAAATCGTTAACTGAAAAATTGCCCGATAATCCATACACTTCAGCAATTGAAGGAAGTGGCGGCGATGCAATTGACATCAGTTGGGCCGTTGAACAGGATAAAAAGCCTGTCGCACTTGACGAAATTCACTTTATCCGGATTTATACCGGAATGAATGCCCTTGCCGGATGGCTGGGCGAAATATCGACTGAAATTACCGGAATACGTGATGTTGAACCAGCCTCTGTCACCGGATCTACATCGGTGATTGTTATCCAGGAAATGGCGCAGAAAATAGGAGTTGGCCAAAGCCTCGATTTGAATGCAATTCTTTTTGAAAGCGGGATCAGGCGAGCCGATGCTGCGATTGTTTGGAGTGTCAGCGATACGCAATTGGCTACAATAACCAACGGAAAACTGGTGGCAAAAAAAACCGGAACAATTCGATTGCGGGCTGCATTAGCAACAAATCCTGATCTTTATTCTGAAAAGGAAATTGAGATTTTTTCGGTTGGAAAAGCTTCAATAACCATCCAGTCAACAAGCCTGAAAGTCAATGATAAACTGGAACTTGCAGGAAAATTAACTGATCAGAATGGAGCTGTCCTGACTGGAATTAATACTTCGTGGCGAATTGATGATGCTCAGATTGCTGAAATTGTAAATTTAGACGGGAAATACTATCTGAAAGGGAAACAGGTTGGGAAATGTTGGCTTCATTTTGAAGTCTCCGATAATCAGTTGATTAGTGATTCGGTACAGATTGAGGTTTTGCCCGAATCGGAGCTGAAGAAAGTTTACATTTCGGTAAAGACAAGTGAAAAAACGGTTATTCCACGGCAATCGGTTTGGGTTGAACAAGTTGATCTGACAACAAAAGTTGACCGGAATCAAAAAAACTATGGGTTGACGGAGATCAGCTTTGTTTCACTTGCACATGCCGTTGCTTCAGTTTTTAAAGCTTCCGGATTTGATGGAGACTGGGCTTTTCGCGATGATGCGGAAGGCGGATCTGCTTTGTATTTGTGGAAAGTTCCGGCGATTGAAGATGGTTCGACGGTTTACACGTTTGGGTATGGTGGTTCGCGTACTGCGGATTCCTATCGGAAAACCTGGGTGGTAATGCTCAATCAACAGCCCGTTGTTTCAGGTTCCGACAAGATTAAAGTAAATAACGATGATGAAATTCTGATTTATCACATCACTGATAATAATCTGGCTTGGACAGTAACTCAGTTGACCACGGGAGCTGATACCGTCAAGGTTGGTCAATCTGTTGAAGTTCAGTTGAAAAAATATTATTGTACTATGGATGCCAATCGAAATGTGGCAATTAATTCGTCTGAAGCCATTGCCAATCAGTTGGTTGTTGCTACACCCAATGTTGATGAGGCCAAAAAGGTATCACTTATCACTGATGAATTTGGAAAAGCGTCTTTCACAGCAGACCTGTCGGGCGAATACCTGATTCATTCAGGAATTGATTCCTCGCGGTTGATTGTGAAGATGGTTACCGGAGCAAATTCGCTACAGCAAGTGCCTCAATGGTGTGCTATCTATCCGAATCCGTTTACCGAATCGGTTAAAATAAATTGCTCATCGCCCATTGATTCGGTGGAACTGTTTACAATAGAAGGTGCTTTGATTCTTGTTCAGCAAGGATCGGTAACAGAATTGAATTTAGGGAATTTAGCTGCGGGTTTATACGTTCTTCGGGTAAAGTCCGGGAATCAGGTATTTCAGCAGAAAATTGTAAAAAGATAG
- a CDS encoding PhoH family protein, whose translation MFEKLIHLEGIDPLEFFGVNNAKMNLIKSFFPKLIIVYRGNDVIIKGDDEEILRFESKFHLIIDHYNQFNVLPDDVINQVFLNESEGISETLDEDKDVLLFGINGKAIRARTPNQRLLVEASKTSDLIFAMGPAGTGKTYTAIALAVKALKNREIKRIILSRPAVEAGERLGFLPGDLKEKIDPYLQPLYDALLDMIPAKKLDEFMKDGTIQIAPLAFMRGRTLSNAFVILDEAQNATVLQLKMFLTRMGLNTKFVVTGDETQIDLPFQSPSGLILAKKILKNIKYISFVQFDVKDIVRHRLVRDIVLAYEKHHAHELMRKEKGKENLNTDKTEEK comes from the coding sequence ATGTTTGAAAAGCTAATTCATCTCGAAGGAATTGATCCACTGGAATTCTTCGGCGTTAATAATGCCAAAATGAACCTGATCAAATCTTTTTTTCCGAAACTAATTATCGTCTATCGAGGCAACGACGTGATCATCAAGGGTGACGACGAAGAAATCCTGAGGTTCGAATCCAAGTTTCATTTAATCATCGACCATTACAATCAATTCAATGTACTGCCTGACGATGTGATTAACCAGGTATTCCTGAACGAATCAGAAGGAATTTCAGAAACACTGGATGAAGATAAGGATGTCTTGCTTTTCGGGATCAATGGGAAAGCCATTCGTGCCAGAACGCCCAATCAGCGGCTTTTGGTTGAAGCCAGCAAAACCTCTGACCTCATTTTCGCCATGGGTCCAGCAGGGACAGGAAAAACGTACACGGCCATTGCCCTAGCAGTCAAGGCGCTAAAAAACAGGGAGATCAAACGAATTATTCTGAGCCGCCCGGCTGTTGAAGCTGGTGAAAGACTTGGATTTCTTCCGGGAGATTTAAAAGAAAAAATTGATCCGTATTTGCAGCCGTTATACGATGCCCTTCTGGATATGATTCCGGCGAAAAAACTGGACGAATTCATGAAGGACGGTACGATACAGATTGCACCACTGGCATTTATGCGCGGGCGAACATTGAGCAATGCTTTTGTTATCCTTGACGAAGCTCAAAATGCCACCGTTCTCCAACTAAAAATGTTTTTGACTCGTATGGGACTCAACACTAAATTTGTAGTCACCGGCGACGAAACTCAAATTGATTTGCCCTTCCAGAGTCCGTCTGGATTAATTCTGGCAAAAAAAATTCTGAAGAACATTAAATACATTTCCTTTGTTCAGTTTGATGTAAAAGACATCGTCAGACACCGGTTGGTGCGCGACATTGTTTTGGCTTACGAAAAACATCATGCACATGAACTTATGAGGAAAGAAAAAGGAAAAGAAAATTTAAACACAGATAAAACAGAAGAAAAATGA
- a CDS encoding phosphoribosylaminoimidazolesuccinocarboxamide synthase, producing the protein MSKALTRTDFDFPGQKSVYHGKVRDVYNIDNEYLVMVVSDRISAFDVVLPKGIPYKGQVLNQIAAKFLDATSDIVPNWKVATPDPNVTVGHHCEPFKVEMVIRGYLTGHAWREYKSGKRTLCGIALPEGMVENQKFPEPIITPTTKASEGHDEDISREEIIAQGIVHEHDYELLEKYTREVFRRGTVIAAEMGLILVDTKYEFGKKDGKIYLIDEIHTPDSSRYFYSEGYEERLAKGESQKQLSKEFVRQWLIENGFQGKEGQVIPEMDEAFVASVSDRYIELFENITGDKFVKSDLSDIQGRIDKNVRNFLNNL; encoded by the coding sequence ATGAGCAAAGCATTAACCCGTACCGATTTTGATTTTCCGGGACAGAAAAGTGTTTACCACGGAAAAGTGAGAGATGTGTACAACATCGACAATGAATATTTAGTTATGGTGGTCAGCGACCGCATTTCGGCCTTCGACGTGGTACTGCCCAAAGGAATTCCTTACAAAGGGCAGGTATTAAACCAGATAGCAGCTAAATTTCTGGATGCTACCAGCGACATTGTGCCGAACTGGAAAGTGGCAACTCCCGATCCGAACGTAACGGTCGGTCACCACTGCGAACCATTCAAAGTAGAAATGGTTATCCGTGGCTATCTTACTGGTCATGCATGGCGCGAATATAAAAGTGGCAAACGTACGCTTTGTGGAATCGCACTTCCTGAAGGGATGGTTGAAAACCAGAAATTTCCGGAACCAATTATTACTCCTACCACTAAGGCTTCTGAAGGGCATGACGAAGACATCTCCAGAGAAGAAATTATTGCACAAGGTATTGTGCATGAGCATGATTATGAATTGCTTGAGAAATATACCCGCGAAGTATTTCGCCGTGGTACTGTGATAGCTGCCGAAATGGGATTGATTCTGGTTGATACCAAGTATGAATTTGGAAAAAAAGATGGAAAAATCTACCTGATTGACGAAATCCACACTCCCGATTCTTCGCGCTATTTTTATTCTGAAGGGTACGAAGAACGTTTAGCGAAAGGCGAAAGTCAAAAACAACTATCGAAAGAATTTGTGCGCCAGTGGCTGATTGAAAATGGCTTTCAGGGCAAAGAGGGACAAGTAATTCCTGAAATGGACGAAGCTTTTGTGGCTTCAGTATCTGATCGATACATCGAACTATTTGAAAATATAACAGGAGACAAGTTTGTGAAATCAGATTTATCCGACATTCAGGGACGAATCGATAAAAACGTCAGAAATTTCCTGAATAACTTATAA
- a CDS encoding DUF6515 family protein, with protein MKTLNNFRTYFPVLVLATAMVASTIEAKAEDNREGKKGNGHERKEYRESRHDDDRSAYNNRRDDRGGYYERKNWNSCENNREYRPKYANKYKHYDSDYYEHPRYGRVYQRFDRNPVVFHHDRDDYYYYGNHFYSYRRGVGYCVVDAPRDVYFRELPVRCERVYVNGNAFFRNGDLYFQLSPRGYALVNLPSISISARF; from the coding sequence ATGAAAACTTTAAATAATTTTAGAACATATTTCCCAGTTTTAGTACTTGCGACAGCAATGGTAGCTTCTACAATTGAAGCAAAAGCCGAGGATAACAGAGAAGGGAAAAAAGGAAACGGACACGAACGGAAGGAATATCGGGAATCACGTCATGACGATGACCGGTCTGCGTATAACAACAGGAGAGATGACCGGGGTGGTTATTACGAACGGAAAAACTGGAATAGTTGTGAAAACAATAGGGAATATCGCCCAAAATATGCCAATAAATATAAACACTACGATTCTGATTATTACGAACATCCTAGATACGGACGTGTTTATCAGCGATTTGACCGAAATCCTGTAGTGTTTCACCATGATCGTGACGACTACTACTATTATGGCAATCACTTTTACAGCTATCGCAGAGGAGTTGGTTATTGTGTAGTTGATGCTCCTCGTGATGTCTATTTCAGAGAGCTTCCTGTTCGTTGCGAAAGAGTTTATGTAAATGGGAATGCCTTTTTCAGAAATGGAGATTTATATTTTCAACTATCACCAAGAGGATATGCTTTGGTAAACTTACCTTCAATATCAATCTCCGCAAGGTTCTAA
- the ruvX gene encoding Holliday junction resolvase RuvX, whose protein sequence is MGRILAIDYGKKRVGIAVTDPMQMIATRLTTVSSHEIWIFLKDYFAKESVEKVIVGYPMQMNNQPSEAVLYINPFLKKFQKDYPDMPLEQVDERFTSKMAFRTMIDAGLKKKDRQNKGTIDGVSATIILQSYLEQKNYIK, encoded by the coding sequence GTGGGACGAATATTAGCCATCGATTACGGAAAAAAACGTGTTGGAATTGCGGTTACAGATCCGATGCAGATGATTGCAACACGTTTAACTACTGTTTCGAGTCATGAAATCTGGATCTTCCTGAAAGACTACTTTGCAAAAGAAAGTGTCGAAAAAGTAATTGTAGGATATCCGATGCAAATGAACAATCAGCCCTCCGAAGCCGTTCTGTATATCAATCCGTTTCTGAAAAAGTTTCAGAAAGATTATCCAGACATGCCTTTGGAACAGGTTGACGAACGATTTACATCTAAAATGGCATTTCGGACTATGATCGATGCCGGATTGAAAAAGAAAGACAGGCAGAATAAAGGAACAATTGATGGGGTTAGCGCCACCATTATTTTACAAAGCTATTTAGAACAAAAAAATTACATTAAATGA
- the def gene encoding peptide deformylase encodes MIYPVTVFGDPVLRKKAQPITKDFQDLKGFIQNMFDTMYNSDGVGLAAPQVGQAVRIFVIDSDVDDEDELPGIKKAFINPEIVEKSGEEWVMNEGCLSLPEIREDVLRPETVKIKYVDEEFNEHIETYSGFTSRVIQHEYDHLEGVMFVDYLNPLRKRILKSKLSAISKGKVIPKYRIKVPGK; translated from the coding sequence ATGATTTATCCGGTTACCGTATTTGGCGATCCAGTGCTTCGAAAAAAAGCACAACCAATTACAAAAGATTTTCAGGATCTGAAAGGTTTTATACAGAACATGTTTGACACTATGTACAATTCGGATGGTGTCGGGTTAGCTGCGCCTCAGGTTGGGCAAGCTGTCCGCATTTTTGTAATTGACTCGGATGTTGATGATGAAGATGAACTTCCCGGAATAAAAAAAGCGTTTATTAATCCAGAAATCGTCGAGAAATCAGGCGAAGAGTGGGTTATGAACGAAGGCTGCCTAAGTTTACCTGAAATTCGCGAAGACGTTCTGCGTCCTGAAACGGTAAAAATTAAATACGTGGACGAAGAATTCAATGAACACATTGAAACATACAGTGGATTTACCTCGCGGGTAATTCAACACGAATATGATCATTTGGAAGGTGTAATGTTTGTTGACTATCTTAATCCACTAAGGAAAAGGATTCTGAAGAGCAAATTATCAGCGATTTCCAAAGGAAAGGTCATTCCAAAGTATCGTATCAAAGTTCCCGGAAAATAA